From a region of the Rhodococcus sp. 4CII genome:
- the aceE gene encoding pyruvate dehydrogenase (acetyl-transferring), homodimeric type, with amino-acid sequence MSDLIQGPASQPDSAAPGAGAAQPSSPSATPGSDGRVRVIREGVASYLPDIDPDETTEWLESFDGLLDRSGPTRARYLMLRMLERAGEKHVALPALTSTDYVNTIPTENEPWFPGDEEVERRYRAFIRWNAAVMVTRAQRPGVGVGGHISTYASSAALYEVGFNHFFRGKDHPGGGDQIFIQGHASPGIYARAFLEGRIPAERMDGFRQEHSHADQGGGLPSYPHPRLLPDFWEFPTVSMGLGPMNAIYQARFNHYLHDRGIKDTADQHVWAFLGDGEMDEPESRGLAHVAATEGLDNLTFVVNCNLQRLDGPVRGNGKIIQELESFFRGAGWNVIKVVWGREWDALLHADRDGALVNLMNVTPDGDYQTYKANDGGYVREHFFGRDPRTKELVANLSDRDIWNLKRGGHDYRKIYAAYAAAMAHKGQPTVILAHTIKGYTLGKHFEGRNATHQMKKLTLDDLKNFRDLQRIPISDEELERDPKMPPYYHPGPDAPEIRYMLDRRKALGGFLPERRTAPKPLPQPADSTYDVVRKGSGKQQVATTMALVRIMKELLRDKEIGKRIVPIIPDEARTFGMDSWFPSLKIYNRNGQLYTAVDAELMLAYKESEIGQILHEGINEAGSTASFTAVGTSYATHGEPMIPLYIFYSMFGFQRTGDGLWAAADQMARGFVLGATAGRTTLTGEGLQHADGHSLLLASTNPAAVAYDPAFSYEIAHIVKDGLRRMYGGTDGVDGFGGEDIFYYITLYNEPYSQPAEPENLNVEGLLKGLYLFKKATTSGPKAQILVSGVTMPEGLRAQELLATEWGVAADVWSVTSWGELRRDGIESERQALRDPGTDAPLPYVTQALSDAAGPFVAASDWMRAVADQIRQWVPGSYTTLGTDGFGFSDTRPAARRYFNVDAESIVVAVLSALAGEGTLDRSKAVDAANRYRIDDVRAAAVSYTDTGSA; translated from the coding sequence TTGTCAGACCTGATCCAGGGACCCGCGTCTCAACCGGATTCCGCCGCACCCGGCGCCGGAGCGGCCCAACCTTCCAGCCCCAGTGCGACCCCGGGTTCCGACGGCCGCGTTCGCGTCATCCGTGAGGGTGTTGCGTCGTATCTGCCGGATATCGATCCGGATGAGACCACGGAGTGGTTGGAATCGTTCGATGGTTTGTTGGACCGGTCCGGTCCTACTCGTGCCCGGTATCTGATGTTGCGGATGCTCGAGCGGGCCGGGGAGAAGCACGTCGCGTTGCCGGCGTTGACGTCCACCGATTATGTGAACACCATCCCGACGGAGAACGAGCCGTGGTTCCCGGGGGATGAGGAGGTCGAGCGCCGGTATCGGGCGTTCATCCGGTGGAACGCGGCGGTGATGGTGACCCGGGCGCAGCGGCCGGGTGTCGGGGTCGGCGGGCACATCTCGACGTACGCGTCGTCGGCGGCGTTGTACGAGGTCGGGTTCAACCACTTCTTCCGCGGCAAGGATCACCCCGGTGGTGGGGATCAGATCTTCATCCAGGGCCACGCCTCCCCGGGCATTTATGCGCGCGCGTTTTTGGAGGGGCGGATCCCGGCGGAGCGGATGGACGGGTTCCGGCAGGAACACTCGCACGCCGATCAGGGTGGTGGGTTGCCGTCGTACCCGCACCCGCGGCTGCTGCCGGATTTCTGGGAGTTCCCGACCGTGTCGATGGGTCTGGGCCCGATGAACGCGATCTATCAGGCCCGCTTCAACCACTACCTGCACGATCGGGGCATCAAGGACACCGCCGATCAGCACGTGTGGGCGTTCTTGGGGGACGGGGAGATGGACGAGCCGGAGTCGCGGGGTCTGGCGCACGTCGCCGCCACCGAGGGCCTGGACAATCTGACATTCGTGGTGAACTGCAACCTGCAGCGCCTCGACGGCCCGGTCCGCGGCAACGGGAAGATCATCCAGGAGTTGGAGTCGTTCTTCCGCGGCGCCGGCTGGAACGTGATCAAGGTGGTCTGGGGCCGCGAGTGGGACGCGTTGTTGCACGCGGACCGGGACGGTGCCCTGGTCAATCTGATGAACGTCACCCCGGACGGGGACTACCAGACGTACAAGGCCAACGACGGCGGGTATGTGCGGGAGCATTTCTTCGGGCGCGATCCGCGGACGAAGGAGTTGGTGGCGAACCTGTCCGATCGGGACATCTGGAACCTCAAACGCGGCGGGCATGACTACCGCAAGATTTATGCGGCGTACGCGGCGGCGATGGCGCACAAGGGGCAGCCGACGGTCATCCTGGCGCACACCATCAAGGGTTACACGTTGGGTAAGCATTTCGAGGGCCGCAACGCCACCCACCAGATGAAGAAGCTGACCCTGGACGATCTGAAGAATTTCCGGGATCTGCAGCGGATCCCGATCTCCGACGAAGAGTTGGAGCGGGACCCGAAGATGCCGCCGTACTACCATCCCGGCCCCGATGCCCCGGAGATCCGGTACATGCTGGACCGGCGCAAGGCGCTCGGTGGGTTCCTGCCCGAGCGGCGGACCGCCCCGAAGCCGTTGCCGCAGCCGGCGGATTCGACCTACGACGTGGTCCGCAAGGGTTCCGGTAAGCAGCAGGTCGCCACGACGATGGCGTTGGTGCGGATCATGAAGGAGCTGTTGCGGGACAAGGAGATCGGGAAGCGGATCGTGCCGATCATCCCGGACGAGGCCCGCACCTTCGGGATGGACTCCTGGTTCCCGTCGCTGAAGATCTACAACCGCAACGGGCAGCTGTACACCGCGGTGGATGCGGAGCTGATGCTGGCGTACAAGGAATCGGAGATCGGGCAGATCCTGCACGAGGGCATCAACGAGGCCGGCTCGACCGCCTCGTTCACCGCGGTCGGCACCTCGTATGCCACCCACGGGGAGCCGATGATCCCGCTGTACATCTTCTACTCGATGTTCGGGTTCCAGCGCACCGGCGACGGCCTGTGGGCGGCGGCCGACCAGATGGCCCGCGGGTTCGTCCTCGGCGCGACGGCCGGCCGCACCACCCTCACCGGCGAAGGGTTGCAGCACGCCGACGGGCACTCGCTGCTGCTGGCGTCGACGAACCCGGCGGCCGTGGCCTACGATCCGGCGTTCTCCTACGAGATCGCGCACATCGTCAAGGACGGGTTGCGCCGGATGTACGGCGGCACCGACGGGGTGGACGGGTTCGGTGGGGAGGACATCTTCTACTACATCACCCTCTACAACGAGCCCTACTCCCAACCCGCCGAGCCGGAGAACCTGAACGTCGAGGGCCTGCTCAAGGGCCTGTACCTGTTCAAGAAGGCAACCACCTCGGGACCGAAGGCGCAGATTCTGGTCTCCGGTGTCACCATGCCCGAGGGGCTGCGGGCGCAGGAACTGCTCGCCACCGAGTGGGGGGTGGCCGCCGACGTGTGGTCGGTGACCTCCTGGGGTGAGCTGCGCCGCGACGGCATCGAATCCGAACGCCAGGCACTGCGCGACCCGGGCACCGACGCCCCGCTGCCCTACGTCACCCAGGCGTTGTCGGATGCGGCCGGACCGTTCGTCGCCGCCTCGGACTGGATGCGCGCGGTCGCCGACCAGATCCGGCAGTGGGTGCCCGGCTCGTACACCACCCTCGGCACCGACGGGTTCGGATTCTCCGACACCCGCCCCGCCGCCCGCCGGTACTTCAACGTCGACGCCGAATCCATCGTCGTCGCCGTCCTGTCCGCCCTCGCCGGCGAAGGCACCCTCGACCGCTCCAAGGCCGTCGACGCCGCCAACCGGTACCGCATCGACGACGTCCGCGCCGCCGCCGTGTCCTATACGGACACCGGAAGCGCATAA
- a CDS encoding DUF3052 domain-containing protein: MVAAADAQNYAQKLGITADMAVQELGWDEDTDDDLRAAVEDTIGGELLDEDSDEVIDVVLLWWRDEDGDLVDALMDAIGPLADEGFVWVLTPKTGQPGHVEPSEIAESAPTAGLTQTSAANLGDWSGSRLVQPKSRPANKR; the protein is encoded by the coding sequence GTGGTCGCCGCGGCGGACGCCCAAAACTACGCTCAGAAACTCGGGATCACTGCCGACATGGCGGTACAGGAACTGGGCTGGGACGAGGACACCGACGACGACCTGCGTGCCGCGGTCGAGGACACCATCGGTGGAGAACTACTGGACGAGGATTCCGACGAGGTCATCGACGTCGTGCTGCTGTGGTGGCGCGACGAAGACGGAGATCTGGTCGACGCCCTCATGGATGCCATCGGCCCACTGGCCGACGAGGGATTCGTGTGGGTCCTCACGCCCAAGACCGGTCAGCCCGGTCACGTGGAGCCCAGCGAGATCGCCGAGTCCGCACCCACAGCCGGTCTCACCCAGACGTCGGCGGCAAACCTCGGGGACTGGTCGGGAAGCCGTCTGGTTCAGCCGAAGTCGCGTCCCGCGAACAAGCGCTGA
- a CDS encoding peroxiredoxin translates to MPLEVGTTAPDFTLKDQNNQEVTLSDYRGKKNVLLVFYPLAFTGTCQGELCKVRDELPKFENDETAILALSVGASPTHKIWSAEQGYTFPLLADFWPHGAVAQQYGVFNEKLGFANRGTFVIDKEGVIRFAEMNGPGEARDQGAWEKALATLES, encoded by the coding sequence ATGCCGCTCGAGGTGGGCACCACCGCCCCCGATTTCACCCTCAAGGACCAGAACAACCAGGAGGTGACGCTTTCCGACTACCGCGGAAAGAAGAACGTTCTGCTCGTGTTCTACCCCCTCGCGTTCACCGGAACGTGCCAGGGTGAGCTCTGCAAGGTTCGCGACGAACTGCCGAAGTTCGAGAACGACGAGACCGCGATCCTCGCCCTCTCCGTCGGTGCGTCGCCGACCCACAAGATCTGGTCCGCCGAGCAGGGATACACCTTCCCGCTACTCGCGGACTTCTGGCCGCACGGCGCCGTCGCGCAGCAGTACGGCGTCTTCAACGAGAAGCTGGGCTTCGCGAACCGCGGCACCTTCGTCATCGACAAGGAAGGTGTCATCCGGTTCGCCGAGATGAACGGACCCGGAGAGGCCCGTGACCAGGGAGCTTGGGAGAAAGCGCTCGCCACGCTAGAGTCCTGA
- a CDS encoding DUF5655 domain-containing protein produces the protein MSASIDEYLAGKDPDATERLLQFRDLVLACGEVDERVHRTEIAWARARVFAAAFIYSSRLEIALDLRRRIHHPQLREAFPTTKTVITHRLTITSDDQLDGTLSDLLTEAYETVGPGTRAR, from the coding sequence ATGAGTGCCTCGATCGACGAATACCTGGCAGGCAAGGACCCGGACGCCACCGAGCGCCTACTGCAGTTCCGCGACCTCGTGCTGGCGTGCGGGGAGGTGGACGAGCGGGTCCACCGGACCGAGATCGCGTGGGCCCGTGCCCGCGTCTTCGCCGCCGCGTTCATCTATTCGTCGCGCCTCGAGATCGCGCTCGACCTCCGTCGGCGCATCCACCACCCGCAACTGCGGGAGGCTTTTCCCACCACCAAGACGGTGATCACTCACCGGCTGACAATCACGTCCGACGATCAACTCGACGGCACCCTGTCGGACCTTCTCACCGAGGCATACGAGACCGTGGGCCCGGGCACGCGCGCACGATAG
- a CDS encoding cobalamin biosynthesis protein, giving the protein MHRTSRPGTARAAGLLLGFVADRVFADPARWHPVSGFGRTAMALEKLTYRDSRWSGVLHVAVLVGGAAGAGAAAARVARRGGWGGEAAGTAVATWAVLGGTSLSRTGTAMAAHLTADDLAAARALLPSLCGRDPSVLGADGLTRATLESVAENTSDSAVGAVVWGAVAGIPGLFVYRASNTLDAMVGYRSPKYRNFGWAAARWDDVLNLLPARLTGALSVLAAPTVGGSPRGAWEAWRRDASAHPSPNAGVAEASAAGALGISLGGRTEYAHGVEMRPSLGTGPSPQPVDLERAVRLSVAVQGGAALVSAALAVAVGEFHFRRRSGR; this is encoded by the coding sequence GTGCATCGAACCTCCCGTCCCGGCACCGCCCGTGCGGCCGGCCTGCTCCTCGGCTTCGTCGCCGACCGTGTGTTCGCCGACCCGGCCCGGTGGCATCCGGTGTCCGGATTCGGCCGCACGGCAATGGCATTGGAGAAGCTCACGTACCGCGATTCCCGGTGGTCGGGGGTCCTGCACGTCGCGGTCCTCGTGGGCGGCGCGGCGGGTGCCGGAGCCGCCGCCGCGCGGGTGGCACGGCGCGGGGGATGGGGCGGGGAGGCAGCCGGGACGGCCGTCGCGACCTGGGCCGTGCTCGGCGGAACGTCGCTGAGCCGGACCGGGACGGCCATGGCCGCGCATCTCACAGCGGACGACCTCGCCGCGGCACGCGCCCTGCTGCCGTCCCTGTGCGGTCGCGATCCCAGCGTGCTCGGCGCCGACGGGCTCACACGGGCGACGCTGGAGTCGGTGGCCGAGAACACGTCCGACTCGGCTGTCGGGGCCGTCGTGTGGGGCGCGGTCGCCGGAATCCCTGGACTGTTCGTCTACCGGGCCTCCAACACCCTCGACGCGATGGTCGGCTACCGCTCGCCGAAATACCGCAATTTCGGCTGGGCGGCGGCGCGGTGGGACGACGTTCTCAACCTGCTACCGGCCCGGCTGACCGGAGCACTGTCCGTGCTCGCCGCGCCGACGGTCGGGGGGTCGCCGCGGGGGGCGTGGGAGGCGTGGCGGCGCGATGCGTCCGCGCACCCCAGCCCCAACGCCGGTGTCGCGGAGGCCAGCGCGGCCGGCGCCCTCGGGATCTCGCTCGGTGGGCGCACCGAGTACGCGCACGGCGTCGAGATGCGACCGTCTCTCGGGACCGGCCCCTCACCGCAACCCGTCGACCTCGAACGCGCGGTGCGGCTGTCCGTCGCCGTGCAGGGCGGCGCGGCTCTGGTGTCAGCGGCCCTTGCCGTAGCGGTCGGCGAGTTTCACTTCCGCCGCCGTTCTGGGCGCTGA
- a CDS encoding SURF1 family protein, whose product MRRLRFLLRPGWLVLALVVAGFAFMCFYVLAPWQLGKNTSTEHRNQLIADSVDADPVPLENLLSGAAPNPDDEWRRVTATGSYVQNSDLLVRLRSIDSQPAYEVLTPLQLTDGRTILVNRGYVRPIQGTEPPPVDPPPTGQVTLDGRVRKSEGTIPGKEPIDENGLRQVYYIDAGQIGGFIGTALVDAYVQLEPDQPGGLGTIPLPQLDAGPYLSYGLQWLAFGIMAPLGLAYFVRAEWQERRKEKSAKSPGDSTPAPAPAARKKPFARSKPVESAPRTAAEVKLADRYGKGR is encoded by the coding sequence GTGCGAAGGCTGAGATTTTTGTTGCGACCCGGCTGGTTGGTGTTGGCCTTGGTGGTCGCCGGATTCGCATTCATGTGTTTCTACGTGCTCGCGCCGTGGCAGCTGGGCAAGAACACGTCAACGGAGCACCGTAACCAACTGATTGCCGACTCGGTCGACGCCGACCCCGTGCCGCTCGAGAACCTGCTGTCGGGCGCGGCCCCGAATCCGGACGACGAGTGGCGGCGCGTCACCGCGACCGGCTCCTACGTCCAGAACAGCGATCTGCTGGTCCGCCTGCGGTCCATTGACTCGCAGCCCGCGTACGAGGTCCTGACCCCGCTGCAGCTGACCGACGGTCGCACGATCCTGGTCAACCGCGGCTACGTCCGGCCGATTCAGGGAACCGAGCCGCCGCCGGTGGATCCGCCGCCGACCGGGCAGGTGACGCTCGACGGTCGCGTCCGCAAGTCCGAGGGCACCATCCCCGGCAAGGAGCCGATCGACGAGAACGGGCTCCGGCAGGTCTACTACATCGATGCGGGGCAGATCGGCGGCTTCATCGGCACCGCCCTCGTCGACGCCTACGTGCAGCTCGAACCCGATCAGCCCGGTGGCCTCGGCACCATTCCGCTCCCCCAGCTCGACGCGGGCCCGTACCTGTCGTATGGCCTGCAGTGGCTGGCGTTCGGCATCATGGCACCGCTCGGGCTCGCCTACTTCGTCCGGGCGGAGTGGCAGGAACGCCGCAAGGAGAAGTCCGCGAAATCCCCCGGGGACTCCACGCCGGCCCCCGCACCCGCGGCCCGGAAGAAGCCGTTCGCTCGCAGCAAGCCGGTGGAATCAGCGCCCAGAACGGCGGCGGAAGTGAAACTCGCCGACCGCTACGGCAAGGGCCGCTGA
- a CDS encoding low molecular weight protein-tyrosine-phosphatase: protein MTRPDTPLHVTFVCTGNICRSPMAEKIFAEHLRREALDDRVVVSSAGTHGWHVGREADIRTNETLKLNGYPTGHTAAEVGPFHLGADLVVALAANHDRELAHMGVPDERRRLLRSFDPDADTSSVPDPFYGDHEDFERVRLQIEAAVPGLLDWVRSR, encoded by the coding sequence ATGACGCGGCCTGACACCCCGCTGCACGTGACGTTCGTGTGCACCGGAAACATCTGCCGCTCGCCGATGGCAGAGAAGATCTTCGCCGAGCATCTGCGCCGGGAAGCCCTCGACGACCGGGTCGTGGTGAGCAGCGCCGGGACCCACGGCTGGCACGTCGGGCGCGAGGCGGACATCCGCACCAACGAGACCCTGAAACTGAACGGATACCCGACGGGCCACACGGCCGCCGAGGTCGGGCCGTTCCATCTGGGCGCGGATCTGGTGGTCGCCCTCGCCGCGAACCATGACCGTGAGCTTGCCCACATGGGTGTGCCGGACGAGCGCCGCCGGCTGTTGCGCAGTTTCGACCCGGATGCGGACACGTCGTCCGTCCCCGACCCGTTCTACGGGGACCACGAGGACTTCGAGCGGGTCCGCCTCCAGATCGAGGCCGCGGTGCCGGGGCTGCTCGACTGGGTGCGCAGCCGGTAA
- a CDS encoding HAD-IA family hydrolase — translation MTSLSTSASSAPSALSAPIVLFDLDGTLTDSAPGIHAGFRHALATIGQPEPTDEMIDAVIGPPMIDTFRSMGLDEDLVQQAVAAYFERYDSVGWAENAVFDGIEKVLVAARDSGRRLGVATSKSERFAIRILEHFELAHYFEFIGGASDDGSRRAKSDVIAHSLRNLGVTATEGATPDVLMVGDRDHDVLGAAHWGIPAVFVEWGYGFPAEAERAHATAGTVADLGKMLDDAA, via the coding sequence GTGACATCTCTCTCCACCTCCGCGTCCTCCGCCCCTTCCGCCCTCTCGGCTCCGATCGTGCTGTTCGACCTCGACGGCACCCTCACCGACTCCGCGCCCGGCATTCACGCCGGGTTCCGCCATGCGCTCGCGACGATCGGGCAGCCGGAACCGACCGACGAGATGATCGACGCCGTCATCGGCCCGCCGATGATCGACACGTTCCGCTCGATGGGGCTGGACGAGGACCTCGTGCAGCAGGCTGTCGCGGCCTACTTCGAGCGTTACGACAGCGTCGGGTGGGCGGAGAACGCCGTCTTCGACGGCATCGAGAAGGTGCTCGTCGCCGCCCGGGACAGCGGCCGAAGGCTCGGTGTCGCCACGTCGAAGTCCGAGCGGTTCGCGATCCGCATCCTCGAGCACTTCGAACTGGCCCATTACTTCGAGTTCATCGGCGGCGCCAGCGACGACGGCAGTCGCCGCGCCAAGTCGGACGTGATCGCCCACTCCCTCCGGAACCTGGGGGTCACCGCCACCGAGGGCGCCACCCCCGACGTCCTGATGGTCGGCGACCGGGACCACGACGTCCTCGGCGCCGCGCACTGGGGCATTCCCGCGGTGTTCGTCGAGTGGGGTTACGGGTTCCCCGCGGAGGCGGAGCGCGCGCACGCCACGGCGGGGACCGTCGCCGACCTCGGGAAGATGCTCGATGACGCGGCCTGA
- the cobC gene encoding Rv2231c family pyridoxal phosphate-dependent protein CobC, producing the protein MDIRAGSRESLRHHGDVDAGPGLLDFAVNVQGDGPPDWLRLRLAGALPHLGSYPTVAADRAARTAVASRHGRTPGEVLLLAGGAEGFSLLPRLGVREAALIHPSFTEPEWSLREAQVPVTQVLLDDPYVLDAAAVPESADLVVIGNPTNPTSVLHPAEAILRLRRPGRILVVDEAFADAVPDEDESLAGDSLPDVLVLRSLTKTWALAGLRCGYALGSPEILERLQVGRAHWPLGSLQVEAIAACSEPHAVAAAREHAVVLGGWRDDMIRRLTGIGVAVHRPAVAPFLLLRLPDGELMRKHLRERGIAVRRCDTFPGLAPDFLRVAVRPPEQTDVLIGAMKEIL; encoded by the coding sequence GTGGACATTCGTGCCGGTAGCCGGGAGAGCCTGCGTCACCACGGGGACGTGGACGCGGGGCCCGGACTCCTCGATTTCGCCGTCAACGTGCAGGGCGACGGACCACCGGACTGGCTGCGACTCCGCCTCGCCGGCGCGTTGCCGCACCTGGGCTCCTACCCGACGGTCGCGGCCGATCGCGCGGCCCGGACCGCGGTGGCGTCCCGGCACGGCCGCACACCCGGCGAGGTGCTGCTCCTCGCCGGGGGAGCGGAGGGTTTCTCCCTGCTTCCGCGGCTCGGGGTCCGGGAAGCGGCACTGATCCATCCGTCGTTCACCGAGCCCGAGTGGTCGTTGCGGGAGGCGCAGGTGCCCGTCACACAGGTGCTGCTCGACGACCCGTATGTCCTCGACGCCGCCGCGGTCCCCGAGTCCGCCGATCTGGTGGTGATCGGCAACCCGACCAACCCGACGTCGGTGCTGCACCCCGCCGAGGCGATCCTGCGGTTGCGCCGCCCAGGCCGCATCCTCGTGGTCGACGAGGCGTTCGCGGACGCGGTGCCGGACGAGGACGAGTCACTGGCTGGTGATTCGCTGCCCGATGTGCTCGTGCTCCGCAGCCTCACCAAGACGTGGGCGCTGGCGGGACTGCGCTGCGGGTACGCGCTCGGGTCCCCCGAGATCCTCGAACGCCTGCAGGTGGGGCGGGCGCACTGGCCGCTTGGCAGCCTGCAGGTGGAAGCGATCGCCGCGTGCAGCGAACCGCACGCCGTCGCCGCCGCCCGCGAGCACGCCGTGGTGCTGGGTGGGTGGCGAGACGACATGATCCGGCGGCTGACCGGGATCGGCGTCGCCGTGCACCGACCCGCCGTCGCGCCGTTCCTCCTGCTTCGCCTTCCGGACGGAGAGCTGATGCGGAAGCACCTGCGTGAGCGGGGCATCGCCGTGCGGCGCTGCGACACGTTCCCCGGACTCGCACCGGACTTCCTCCGCGTCGCGGTGCGCCCGCCGGAGCAGACCGATGTGCTGATCGGCGCAATGAAGGAGATCTTGTGA
- a CDS encoding Nif3-like dinuclear metal center hexameric protein, translating to MNPVRLAEVIAALDAAYPPALAEAWDSVGLVCGDPGDVVSTVMVAVDPTAAVVDEAIGAGADLLLVHHPLLLRGVDTVGAHTPKGALVHKLIKAGCALFTAHTNADSADPGVSDALAEALGLTVTGPIEAQPTEDLDKWVVLVPAGDADTVRRALFDAGAGQIGNYRDCSWSVTGHGQFLPIDGANPTLGAVGALERVEESRVEVIAPRRIRQRVLAAMRAAHPYEEVAFDVFETATFPGPRGLGRVGELPEPLSLRDFTDRVADALPATTWGVRAAGDPDATIRTVAVCGGSGDSFLDVVSRLGVDAYVTADLRHHPADEHLRAGGPALIDVAHWASEQPWCAQAKGVLDTAFAQTPEWQVSVSAVRTDPWSVSASSS from the coding sequence GTGAATCCGGTTCGTCTCGCCGAGGTGATCGCGGCCCTGGATGCGGCCTACCCGCCGGCTCTCGCGGAAGCGTGGGACTCCGTCGGCCTCGTGTGCGGCGACCCCGGCGACGTGGTGTCGACGGTGATGGTCGCGGTCGATCCCACCGCCGCCGTCGTCGACGAGGCGATCGGCGCCGGCGCCGACCTTCTCCTCGTCCACCACCCGCTGCTGCTCCGCGGCGTCGACACCGTCGGCGCACACACCCCGAAGGGTGCGCTCGTCCACAAGCTGATCAAGGCCGGTTGCGCCCTGTTCACCGCGCACACCAACGCCGACTCCGCGGACCCGGGCGTCTCCGACGCACTGGCGGAAGCGCTCGGTCTCACCGTCACCGGGCCGATCGAGGCGCAACCCACCGAGGACCTGGACAAGTGGGTGGTTCTTGTCCCCGCCGGCGACGCCGACACGGTGCGCCGCGCCCTGTTCGACGCCGGCGCCGGACAGATCGGCAACTACCGCGACTGCAGCTGGTCCGTCACCGGGCACGGCCAGTTCCTGCCGATCGACGGCGCGAACCCCACACTCGGCGCGGTCGGGGCGCTCGAACGTGTCGAGGAGAGCCGGGTCGAGGTGATCGCCCCGCGCCGCATCCGGCAGCGGGTCCTCGCCGCGATGCGCGCCGCACACCCGTACGAGGAGGTCGCGTTCGATGTCTTCGAGACGGCCACCTTCCCCGGTCCCCGCGGACTCGGACGCGTCGGCGAGCTACCCGAACCGCTGTCGCTGCGCGACTTCACCGACCGGGTCGCGGACGCGCTGCCCGCCACGACCTGGGGTGTGCGGGCTGCAGGCGACCCCGACGCCACGATCCGCACCGTCGCCGTGTGCGGCGGCTCCGGCGACTCGTTCCTCGACGTCGTGTCCCGGCTCGGCGTGGACGCCTACGTGACCGCCGACCTGCGGCACCACCCCGCGGACGAGCACCTGCGCGCCGGGGGTCCGGCGCTGATCGACGTCGCACACTGGGCGAGCGAACAGCCGTGGTGTGCACAGGCGAAGGGGGTGCTGGACACCGCTTTCGCGCAGACCCCCGAATGGCAGGTGTCGGTGTCGGCCGTGCGGACCGATCCGTGGTCGGTCAGCGCGTCGTCGTCGTAG
- a CDS encoding zinc ribbon domain-containing protein, whose product MNVEPQVQSKLLDLAGVDAELSRIAHRRTALPERQEVERLEAERVTRKDAAVAVEIILDDLDRDIRKLEGEVDAVRQREDRDRKLLESGTVGSKQLTELEHELGSLVRRQGLLEDELLEVMERREASQSDHDHAGAQLSQIEEDLIDASRRRDDAVADLDAAEQRCIRDRAALADQFPADLIAVYEKQRTQNGVGAALLQARRCGACRIELDRGEISRITGTAPDVVVRCSECGAILVRTKESGL is encoded by the coding sequence GTGAACGTCGAACCACAGGTGCAGTCCAAGCTTCTCGACCTCGCCGGCGTCGATGCGGAGCTGTCGAGGATCGCCCACCGACGCACCGCGCTTCCGGAGCGTCAGGAAGTCGAGCGGCTCGAGGCGGAGCGCGTCACACGTAAGGACGCGGCCGTGGCGGTGGAGATCATCCTCGACGACCTCGACCGCGACATCCGCAAGCTCGAAGGCGAGGTCGACGCGGTACGTCAGCGCGAGGACCGCGACCGCAAGCTGCTGGAGAGCGGAACGGTCGGGTCGAAGCAACTCACCGAACTCGAACACGAACTCGGCAGCCTCGTGCGCCGCCAGGGACTGCTCGAGGACGAATTGCTCGAGGTGATGGAACGGCGCGAGGCGTCGCAGTCCGACCACGACCACGCCGGTGCGCAGCTGTCGCAGATCGAGGAAGACCTCATCGACGCCTCCCGCCGCCGCGACGACGCCGTCGCCGATCTGGACGCCGCCGAGCAGCGCTGCATCCGGGACCGGGCCGCACTCGCCGACCAGTTCCCGGCCGACCTGATTGCCGTCTACGAGAAGCAGCGCACCCAGAACGGGGTCGGCGCTGCACTGCTGCAGGCGCGGCGCTGCGGAGCGTGCCGCATCGAACTGGACCGCGGCGAGATCTCCCGCATCACCGGAACCGCACCCGACGTCGTCGTGCGGTGCTCCGAGTGCGGCGCGATCCTGGTGCGCACCAAGGAGTCGGGTCTGTGA